In a genomic window of Salegentibacter salegens:
- a CDS encoding peptidylprolyl isomerase: MAVLNKIRQRSVFLIIIIALALFSFVLADVIRNGGFSSQKDQNTIATINDEEVSREDFARQVEAYQRNMGSNASTAQAVNQVWEQTLRETILKEEMEKLGIRAGKAQIREVMRVQMGNNPAFRNEAGMFDENRVREYIASIRSTQPEAYQQWLQMESNMGDMARQNMYFSMVTAGIGATLTEAKQAHRFENNSVDLRFVQLAYSSVSDDEVEISKDEIRDYIKENPSQFETEASRNLRYVYFEEKASDEDVQEAEEALTSLQDSRVEYNAVTSSNDTLPGFNTTNDYEDFVEANSDLPYEDRFVFKNELPSEFADDLFNLEEGQTFGPYQHNGYFKLSKLVETKQIPDSTKASHILVAYQGQQFAPDVTRSKEQAEALADSLVNVVRGDKEKFNELAAEFSSDRSNNQDGGDLGYFGPGTMVPEFDSYVFENNPGDVGVVETDFGYHVIHIEEQTEREKAVKIATIARELEASERSRNNLFNETTKFEIAAGEGDFTEVAKEGEYNVRTVNNVKALEENIPGVGNQRRIVQWAFEDDASVGDVRRFDIPSGYVVAQLTAKNKEGLMTAENASSKVIPILTKEKKAEILKGRINGKDLQEIASANNTMVQTANSVNLSSPTLPGAGREPEVVGSVFALEPGSVSNPIAGENGVYVVELESKNEAPEMNSYRAIAEQETAKRRQNASGRLFEALREKADIKDNRARFY; this comes from the coding sequence ATGGCAGTATTAAATAAAATCAGACAGCGTTCTGTTTTCTTGATCATCATCATTGCATTGGCACTTTTTTCTTTCGTGCTTGCAGATGTGATTCGTAACGGCGGTTTTTCTTCGCAAAAAGACCAGAATACCATCGCAACTATTAATGATGAAGAGGTGAGTAGGGAAGATTTTGCCCGGCAGGTAGAAGCTTACCAGCGAAACATGGGCTCCAATGCGAGCACTGCCCAGGCAGTAAACCAGGTTTGGGAACAAACCCTTCGCGAAACCATTCTTAAAGAAGAAATGGAAAAGCTTGGGATAAGAGCCGGTAAAGCTCAAATTAGAGAGGTGATGCGTGTGCAAATGGGAAATAATCCTGCTTTTAGAAACGAAGCCGGGATGTTTGACGAGAACCGTGTGCGTGAATATATTGCCAGCATTAGGTCTACCCAGCCTGAAGCTTACCAGCAATGGCTGCAAATGGAAAGTAATATGGGCGATATGGCCCGCCAAAATATGTATTTCTCTATGGTAACCGCCGGGATTGGTGCTACCCTAACCGAAGCCAAACAAGCTCATCGTTTTGAGAATAACAGCGTAGACCTTCGTTTTGTTCAGCTGGCTTATTCTTCTGTTTCAGATGATGAAGTGGAGATAAGTAAAGATGAAATTAGAGATTATATAAAAGAAAATCCGTCTCAATTTGAAACCGAAGCTTCAAGAAACCTTAGATATGTTTATTTTGAAGAAAAAGCTTCAGATGAAGATGTGCAGGAAGCTGAAGAAGCTTTAACTTCCTTACAGGACAGCCGTGTAGAATATAACGCGGTAACCAGCAGTAACGATACCCTTCCTGGTTTCAATACTACAAATGATTATGAAGATTTTGTAGAAGCAAATTCAGATCTTCCTTACGAAGACAGGTTTGTGTTTAAAAATGAATTGCCTTCAGAATTTGCTGACGATCTTTTCAACCTGGAAGAAGGACAAACTTTTGGTCCTTACCAGCATAATGGATATTTCAAACTTTCAAAGTTAGTTGAAACCAAACAAATTCCAGATTCAACAAAAGCGAGCCATATTCTTGTGGCTTACCAGGGGCAGCAATTTGCTCCAGACGTAACCAGAAGTAAAGAGCAGGCAGAAGCTTTGGCCGATAGCCTTGTGAATGTTGTAAGAGGAGATAAAGAAAAGTTCAATGAATTGGCGGCCGAATTTTCTTCAGACCGTTCCAATAATCAGGATGGTGGAGATCTTGGGTATTTTGGTCCTGGAACTATGGTTCCTGAATTTGATAGCTATGTATTTGAAAATAACCCAGGAGATGTTGGCGTTGTAGAAACCGATTTTGGTTACCACGTAATTCATATTGAAGAGCAAACCGAAAGAGAAAAAGCGGTGAAAATTGCGACTATCGCAAGAGAATTAGAAGCTTCAGAGCGTTCCAGAAACAACCTTTTTAACGAAACCACAAAATTTGAGATCGCGGCAGGCGAAGGAGATTTTACTGAAGTTGCTAAAGAAGGAGAGTACAATGTTAGAACTGTAAATAATGTAAAAGCACTGGAAGAAAATATTCCGGGGGTTGGCAATCAAAGAAGAATTGTACAATGGGCTTTTGAAGATGATGCAAGCGTTGGAGACGTAAGACGTTTCGATATTCCTTCAGGATATGTTGTAGCACAATTAACTGCTAAAAACAAAGAAGGACTTATGACGGCTGAAAATGCTTCGTCTAAAGTAATTCCTATTCTTACTAAAGAAAAGAAAGCTGAAATTTTAAAGGGAAGAATTAATGGTAAAGACCTTCAGGAAATCGCTTCTGCCAATAATACTATGGTACAAACTGCAAATTCAGTAAACCTTTCCAGCCCAACTTTACCGGGTGCAGGAAGAGAGCCGGAAGTTGTAGGATCTGTATTCGCTTTAGAACCGGGAAGTGTGAGTAATCCTATTGCCGGAGAGAATGGAGTTTATGTAGTGGAGCTTGAAAGTAAAAATGAAGCGCCTGAAATGAATTCTTACCGCGCAATCGCAGAGCAGGAGACTGCTAAAAGAAGACAGAATGCTTCTGGAAGACTTTTTGAAGCACTTCGTGAAAAAGCTGATATTAAAGATAATAGAGCGAGATTCTACTAG
- a CDS encoding GYDIA family GHMP kinase, with protein sequence MKEFYSNGKLLITGEYAVLDGAKALAVPTKFGQSLEVKRIEENTIHWNSFDENDKLWFQGKFEFKNGKIEFISGEENTGKKLQQIINEAHQLNPEIFSEEKMGIEITTRLNFNRNWGLGTSSTLINNIADWFEIDAYKLLKNTFGGSGYDIAASQNTQPITYQITENGVSVLKANFYPDFSENIFFVYLNEKKNSREAIAHYKALPEANKTGLTEKISSLTEQFINCSSLTEFELLINIHETLLSKSLQTPRVKQARFTDFKGAVKSLGGWGGDFVMVTGEKEEVFEYFGNKGYLTIFAFEDIVL encoded by the coding sequence ATGAAAGAGTTTTACAGCAACGGAAAACTTTTAATAACCGGGGAATATGCTGTGTTAGACGGCGCAAAAGCCCTCGCCGTACCCACAAAATTTGGTCAGTCGCTGGAAGTTAAAAGAATTGAAGAAAATACAATTCACTGGAATAGTTTTGATGAAAACGATAAACTATGGTTTCAGGGAAAGTTTGAATTTAAAAATGGAAAAATTGAATTCATTTCAGGAGAAGAAAATACCGGTAAAAAACTTCAGCAAATAATAAATGAAGCACATCAATTAAACCCTGAAATATTTTCTGAAGAAAAAATGGGAATTGAGATTACCACCCGGCTGAATTTCAATAGAAATTGGGGTTTAGGAACCTCTTCAACTTTAATCAACAACATTGCTGACTGGTTTGAAATTGACGCCTACAAACTGCTTAAAAACACTTTTGGAGGTAGTGGTTATGATATCGCGGCATCGCAAAATACCCAACCGATTACTTACCAAATTACAGAAAATGGCGTTTCGGTTTTAAAAGCTAACTTTTATCCTGATTTTTCCGAAAATATCTTTTTTGTTTACCTAAACGAGAAAAAAAATAGTCGTGAGGCTATCGCACATTATAAAGCTTTACCAGAAGCAAATAAAACCGGACTTACAGAAAAAATATCTTCACTAACTGAGCAATTCATAAACTGTAGTAGTCTTACAGAATTTGAGCTTTTAATTAATATTCACGAGACTTTGCTTTCAAAATCATTGCAGACTCCCAGGGTAAAACAAGCCCGCTTTACAGATTTCAAGGGAGCGGTTAAAAGCCTTGGCGGCTGGGGTGGAGATTTTGTGATGGTTACGGGAGAGAAAGAAGAGGTTTTTGAGTATTTCGGTAATAAAGGTTATTTGACGATTTTCGCCTTTGAGGATATTGTTCTTTAA
- a CDS encoding hydroxymethylglutaryl-CoA reductase, degradative, which translates to MIKPISGFSKLTKKEKIDWLAETYLKDRPEDVAILRQYWNEDSRLQQLHDEFTENTLSNFYLPFGLAPNFLINGDLLAIPMAIEESSVIAAASKAAKFWRTRGGFKAEVIDTKKIGQVHFNFFGNKQKLEQFFKTTKPKLLEAVKPITRNMEKRGGGVLDIKLKDKTAEIDNYYQLHCEFETKDSMGANFINSCLEKFAEVFENEAQQYSNFSSEEKDIEIIMSILSNYVPECLVRAEVSCPVEELNENKDLIGEDFAKKFIQAVNIAEVEPYRAVTHNKGIMNGIDAVVLATGNDFRAVEAGIHAYAARNGKYSSLTHASIEDGIFKFWIEIPLALGTVGGLTSLHPLVKLALDILQQPSAKELMKIVAVAGLAQNFAAINSLTTTGIQQGHMKMHLMNILNQHKANAQEKEILTRYFTKHTVTHSSAVEELKKLRNS; encoded by the coding sequence ATGATAAAACCTATCAGCGGATTTTCCAAACTTACAAAGAAGGAAAAAATAGACTGGTTGGCCGAAACCTACCTGAAAGACCGCCCCGAAGACGTTGCCATTCTAAGACAATACTGGAACGAAGATTCCAGGCTACAACAACTTCACGACGAATTTACCGAAAATACACTCTCTAACTTTTACCTGCCTTTTGGCCTAGCGCCAAATTTCCTAATTAATGGAGATCTTCTTGCTATTCCTATGGCGATTGAAGAAAGTTCTGTAATTGCAGCAGCAAGTAAAGCGGCGAAATTCTGGAGAACACGTGGCGGATTTAAAGCAGAAGTGATTGATACCAAAAAAATAGGTCAGGTACATTTTAATTTCTTCGGAAATAAGCAAAAGCTGGAGCAGTTTTTCAAAACCACCAAACCTAAACTTTTGGAAGCTGTAAAACCTATTACCCGCAATATGGAAAAACGCGGCGGCGGGGTTTTAGATATAAAACTTAAAGATAAAACCGCTGAAATTGATAATTACTATCAGTTGCATTGCGAGTTCGAGACCAAAGATTCCATGGGTGCGAATTTTATAAATTCCTGCCTGGAAAAATTTGCGGAAGTTTTTGAAAATGAAGCCCAGCAGTACTCTAATTTTTCTTCGGAAGAAAAGGATATTGAAATAATTATGAGTATTCTTTCTAACTATGTACCGGAATGTTTAGTGAGAGCTGAAGTTTCCTGCCCGGTAGAAGAACTCAATGAAAATAAAGATTTAATCGGAGAAGATTTCGCGAAAAAATTTATCCAGGCGGTAAATATTGCTGAAGTAGAACCTTATCGTGCTGTGACCCACAACAAAGGAATCATGAACGGTATTGATGCCGTGGTTCTCGCTACCGGGAACGATTTCAGGGCAGTAGAAGCCGGAATTCATGCTTATGCCGCCAGAAACGGAAAATACTCCAGCTTAACCCACGCCAGCATTGAAGATGGTATTTTTAAATTCTGGATCGAAATTCCATTAGCGTTGGGAACCGTTGGCGGATTAACAAGTTTACATCCTTTAGTAAAGCTTGCTTTAGATATTTTACAGCAGCCAAGTGCTAAAGAATTGATGAAAATTGTAGCCGTTGCCGGCCTCGCACAAAACTTTGCTGCAATAAATTCATTAACCACCACTGGTATTCAGCAGGGACATATGAAAATGCATTTAATGAATATTTTAAATCAACATAAAGCCAATGCTCAGGAAAAAGAAATACTTACCAGGTATTTCACTAAACACACCGTAACCCACAGCAGCGCTGTTGAAGAATTGAAAAAATTGCGAAATTCATGA